The Corynebacterium qintianiae genome has a window encoding:
- a CDS encoding Tex family protein, with protein MTFIADIIATELAVTPKQVTAAIELMAAGNTVPFVSRYRKEVTGGLDDAQLRHIEERNAYLIELGERKEAVLAVIAEQGKLSDDLRRRIEQADSKARVEDLYLPYKKRRQTKADIAREAGLDELTQLLVDAPSTDPEDAAARFVTEGFADTKAVLDGARAILVDRFTTDADLVGEVREHFFATGTMRAGVVEGKENEGAKYRDYFAFSEPFETLPSHRILALLRGEAEGVLTLEMDPGEESVYEGMIARRFNLAVERSDWLAKAVRWGWRTKLQVSSNLDTRTRLRERAEAGALEVFATNLRDVLLAAPAGQRVTLALDPGYRNGVKCAVVDGTGKVLDTTIVYPHQPQKRWAEAVEKLSTMAAAHRAELIAVGNGTASRESEKLAGEVADLIARAGGTRPTPVMVSESGASVYSASELAAAEFPDMDVSLRSAVSIARRLQDPLAELVKVDPKSIGVGQYQHDVNQVELARALDAVVEDAVNAVGVDVNTASVPLLERVAGVSATLARNIVEYRDEHGAFATRKELSKVPRLGPKAFEQAAGFMRIQGGANPLDASAVHPEAYPVVERIAASTGLDTQALIGNTAVLTRLSAADFADDTFGVPTVTDIISELEKPGRDPRPEFTTATFKEGVNKVSDLAPGMILEGTVTNVAAFGAFVDIGVHQDGLVHVSAMSDKFISDPHDVVRSGQVVKVKVMDVDIQRQRIGLSLRLDDEPGADKQRSRKPRQARKDPGRSASRREAKPAGGSMADALKQAGFGRGR; from the coding sequence ATGACGTTTATCGCAGACATCATCGCGACAGAACTGGCCGTCACGCCGAAGCAGGTCACCGCCGCGATCGAGCTCATGGCCGCGGGCAACACTGTCCCGTTCGTCTCCCGGTACCGCAAGGAGGTGACGGGCGGCCTTGACGACGCTCAGCTGCGCCACATTGAGGAGCGCAACGCCTACCTGATCGAGCTCGGTGAGCGCAAGGAAGCCGTTCTCGCGGTCATCGCTGAGCAGGGAAAGCTCAGCGATGACCTGCGCCGCCGCATCGAACAGGCCGATTCAAAAGCCCGCGTGGAGGATCTCTACCTGCCTTATAAGAAGCGGCGCCAGACAAAGGCGGACATCGCGCGCGAGGCAGGGCTCGATGAGTTGACGCAGCTGCTTGTCGACGCCCCCTCCACCGACCCGGAGGACGCCGCCGCGCGGTTTGTCACCGAGGGCTTCGCCGACACGAAAGCCGTGCTCGACGGTGCGCGCGCGATCCTGGTGGACCGCTTCACCACAGACGCCGATCTCGTCGGAGAGGTGCGCGAGCACTTCTTCGCCACCGGCACGATGCGCGCAGGCGTGGTCGAGGGCAAGGAAAACGAGGGGGCGAAGTACCGCGACTACTTCGCGTTCTCCGAGCCTTTCGAGACCCTGCCCAGCCACCGCATTCTCGCCCTGCTGCGCGGCGAGGCCGAGGGGGTGCTCACCCTCGAGATGGATCCGGGTGAGGAATCAGTGTACGAAGGCATGATCGCGCGGCGTTTCAACCTCGCAGTGGAACGAAGTGACTGGCTGGCGAAGGCGGTGCGCTGGGGGTGGCGGACCAAGCTGCAAGTCTCCTCGAACCTCGATACCCGCACCCGGTTGCGGGAAAGGGCCGAAGCCGGCGCCCTCGAGGTGTTCGCCACCAACTTGCGCGACGTGCTGCTCGCCGCCCCGGCGGGCCAGCGCGTCACGCTCGCGCTAGACCCCGGTTACCGCAACGGGGTCAAGTGCGCCGTGGTCGACGGCACGGGAAAGGTGCTGGACACAACGATCGTCTACCCGCACCAGCCCCAGAAGCGCTGGGCGGAGGCCGTCGAGAAGCTGTCCACCATGGCGGCGGCCCACCGCGCGGAGCTCATCGCGGTGGGCAACGGCACCGCGAGCCGCGAATCGGAAAAGCTCGCCGGCGAGGTGGCGGATCTCATCGCCCGCGCCGGCGGTACGCGGCCGACGCCGGTGATGGTGTCCGAGTCCGGCGCCTCGGTCTATTCCGCCTCCGAGCTCGCGGCGGCCGAGTTCCCAGACATGGACGTCTCGCTGCGCTCGGCGGTGTCCATCGCGAGGAGGCTGCAAGACCCGCTCGCCGAGCTGGTCAAAGTCGACCCGAAGTCGATCGGGGTGGGGCAGTACCAGCACGACGTCAACCAGGTCGAGCTTGCCCGGGCGCTCGACGCGGTGGTGGAGGACGCCGTGAATGCCGTGGGCGTGGACGTCAACACCGCCTCGGTGCCGCTGCTCGAGCGCGTCGCCGGCGTCAGCGCCACGCTGGCGCGCAACATTGTCGAGTACCGCGACGAGCACGGCGCCTTTGCCACGCGCAAGGAGCTGTCCAAGGTGCCGCGCCTCGGGCCGAAGGCCTTCGAGCAGGCGGCCGGGTTCATGCGCATCCAGGGCGGCGCTAACCCGCTCGACGCCTCGGCTGTGCACCCGGAGGCGTACCCGGTGGTCGAGCGCATCGCCGCGTCGACGGGCCTGGACACCCAGGCGCTGATCGGCAACACCGCAGTTCTTACGCGATTGAGCGCCGCGGACTTCGCCGACGACACCTTCGGCGTTCCCACCGTCACCGACATCATTTCCGAGTTGGAGAAGCCGGGCCGCGACCCGCGCCCGGAGTTCACCACCGCCACGTTCAAGGAAGGCGTGAACAAGGTCTCCGACCTCGCGCCCGGGATGATCCTGGAGGGCACCGTGACCAACGTCGCCGCGTTCGGGGCGTTCGTCGACATCGGAGTGCACCAAGACGGCCTCGTCCACGTTTCCGCCATGAGCGACAAGTTCATCTCCGACCCGCACGACGTTGTGCGCTCCGGGCAAGTTGTCAAGGTCAAGGTGATGGATGTCGACATCCAGCGCCAGCGCATCGGGCTGAGTCTGAGGCTTGACGACGAACCGGGGGCCGACAAGCAAAGATCCCGGAAGCCACGGCAGGCCCGGAAGGATCCGGGGCGTTCGGCGAGCCGTCGAGAAGCGAAGCCCGCGGGAGGTTCCATGGCGGACGCCTTGAAGCAGGCGGGATTTGGCCGGGGGCGCTGA
- the rimM gene encoding ribosome maturation factor RimM (Essential for efficient processing of 16S rRNA), whose amino-acid sequence MELLIGKVVKSHGIKGEVAVEVLTDDPEQRYAVGEVLHGRQPGKDRDLTIKTLRPHQNRLLISFEEVPDRTQADSLRGMQFFAAPLEREEDSEEYYDHELIGLEVIHEASRVGKVTGVMDAPNRKILEIDYAGKEVLVPFIMDFVPEIDLEAKTLTITPPEGLLDV is encoded by the coding sequence ATGGAGCTTTTGATTGGCAAGGTCGTCAAATCGCACGGCATCAAGGGGGAGGTCGCCGTCGAGGTACTCACGGATGACCCAGAGCAGCGCTACGCCGTCGGGGAAGTGCTGCACGGGCGCCAGCCCGGCAAGGACCGCGACCTGACCATCAAGACGCTGCGCCCGCACCAGAACCGTCTTCTGATCAGCTTTGAGGAGGTTCCCGACAGAACCCAGGCCGACAGCCTGCGCGGGATGCAGTTCTTCGCCGCGCCGCTGGAGCGCGAGGAGGATTCCGAGGAGTACTACGACCACGAGCTGATAGGCCTGGAGGTCATCCACGAGGCCAGCCGCGTGGGAAAGGTCACCGGGGTGATGGATGCGCCGAACCGGAAGATCCTCGAGATCGACTACGCCGGGAAAGAGGTGCTCGTCCCCTTCATCATGGATTTCGTTCCCGAGATCGACCTGGAGGCCAAAACGCTCACCATTACCCCGCCAGAAGGTTTGCTGGATGTCTGA
- the rpsP gene encoding 30S ribosomal protein S16 yields MAVKIKLQRLGKIRNAQYRVVIADARARRDGKVIENIGIYHPKEEPSLIRINSERAQYWLGVGAQPTEPVLALLKVTGDWQKHKGLDGAEGTLKVAPEKPSKLELFNQALEEANNGPSAEAITEKRKKAKEEAEAKAAAEAEAAAKAEAEAAAADAGEEEAAAEEAPAEEN; encoded by the coding sequence ATGGCTGTCAAGATTAAGCTGCAGCGTCTCGGCAAGATCCGCAACGCCCAGTACCGCGTCGTCATCGCCGACGCACGTGCCCGCCGCGACGGCAAGGTGATCGAGAACATCGGCATCTACCACCCGAAGGAGGAGCCGTCGCTGATCCGCATCAATTCCGAGCGTGCACAGTACTGGCTCGGCGTCGGCGCCCAGCCGACCGAGCCGGTTCTCGCGCTGCTCAAGGTGACCGGCGATTGGCAGAAGCACAAGGGCCTCGACGGTGCCGAGGGCACGCTGAAGGTTGCACCGGAGAAGCCGTCCAAGCTTGAGCTGTTCAACCAGGCCCTCGAAGAGGCAAACAACGGCCCGAGCGCGGAGGCCATCACCGAAAAGCGCAAGAAGGCCAAGGAGGAGGCCGAGGCTAAGGCTGCGGCTGAAGCAGAGGCTGCCGCCAAGGCCGAGGCAGAGGCCGCTGCCGCCGACGCCGGTGAGGAGGAGGCTGCGGCTGAGGAAGCTCCGGCCGAGGAGAACTAG
- a CDS encoding acyltransferase family protein — protein MDSGRAASSTPQFRNDLEGLRGIAIALVVVFHIFVGRVSGGVDVFLFLSGYFFVGSQVRYALRENPRVNPWWPMWRTARRLIPSLVVVLAATVILVFALVPGLVSGELLRQFTATIFFAQNRELAAQGSDYAAVSPEASPLQHLWSISVQGQFYLAAILLGTVIAVLVTRTGISRTWVRRGTIALLVVVTVASLSWASRFGLFGTEPSYYSFFSRAWELTLGGLLALAAQVQIPRRFSALTAGSGLTLIALTGVVIPTTLAYPGPLTLMPIGGAALIVLSNPANPVSSILSSRPITWLGSVAYPLYLWHWPLLIIAVTIGSHTIPPLSVGLGVIALSIVLAQATHTAVEEPLRMHGKRPTKQDAPVTAALGSLRRPAGAARAAGGVLIATSTAAILSLSPMWERNVTIADSPSSAEQNPGAMALRGASVPDVPAQPAPMLASSITTHIFRDGCVIFQDEPGDAAPEADCVYGDPEAETTVALVGGSHAETYGVALDELGKKHGFKVITFIRQTCPMVFTPGDLVSHRCAKWSLNTFNELASLDPAVVVSTSTRPAGSAGEVSPSTDSVPPEYVEVWDAFAEAEIPFLGLRDNPWIFDADGTPLNPNGCVVNGGSVAECSMPATTMYSPEDPAADYSDADAMRHMVDTSGWYCPDGLCPPVIGNVTVYRDQNHISNAYSLTLAPLIWHHLGPLLEETAGS, from the coding sequence ATGGACAGTGGGAGGGCAGCCAGTAGCACCCCCCAATTCCGCAACGACCTCGAAGGTTTGCGCGGCATCGCCATCGCCCTCGTCGTGGTGTTCCATATTTTCGTGGGGCGCGTATCCGGCGGTGTGGACGTGTTCCTTTTCCTCTCGGGGTACTTCTTCGTCGGGTCACAGGTGCGCTACGCGCTACGCGAGAACCCCCGCGTAAATCCGTGGTGGCCCATGTGGCGCACCGCCCGCCGTCTCATACCCTCGCTGGTGGTGGTACTGGCGGCGACCGTCATCCTCGTGTTCGCGCTCGTTCCGGGACTGGTGAGCGGAGAACTCCTGCGGCAGTTCACCGCCACCATCTTCTTCGCCCAGAACCGCGAGCTCGCCGCCCAGGGCTCTGATTACGCCGCTGTGAGCCCGGAAGCATCGCCGCTGCAGCACTTGTGGTCCATCAGCGTTCAGGGGCAGTTCTATCTCGCCGCCATCCTGCTCGGAACGGTCATCGCAGTGCTTGTCACTCGGACGGGCATATCCCGAACCTGGGTGCGACGCGGGACCATCGCGTTGCTCGTGGTGGTGACCGTGGCATCGTTGAGCTGGGCATCGCGCTTCGGCCTTTTCGGCACGGAACCGAGCTATTACTCCTTCTTTTCCCGCGCCTGGGAGCTGACGCTGGGAGGATTGCTCGCCCTGGCCGCACAGGTGCAGATTCCGAGGCGGTTCAGCGCCCTCACCGCCGGCAGCGGTCTCACACTGATAGCGTTGACCGGTGTTGTCATTCCCACAACCCTGGCATATCCCGGACCGCTCACCCTGATGCCGATTGGCGGGGCTGCACTGATTGTGCTGAGCAACCCGGCCAATCCCGTGTCATCGATTCTTTCGTCGCGGCCGATTACCTGGCTCGGTTCCGTCGCCTATCCCCTCTATCTATGGCACTGGCCACTGTTGATCATCGCCGTCACCATAGGCTCGCATACCATTCCACCCCTGTCCGTCGGCCTGGGAGTTATCGCGCTTTCCATTGTCCTTGCCCAGGCAACGCACACGGCGGTCGAGGAGCCCTTGCGCATGCACGGCAAGCGCCCGACGAAACAAGACGCACCCGTCACGGCAGCGCTGGGTTCTCTGCGGCGGCCCGCGGGTGCCGCGCGGGCGGCGGGCGGTGTCCTCATCGCCACCAGCACGGCAGCGATCCTGTCGCTGTCACCGATGTGGGAGCGAAACGTCACCATCGCCGATTCCCCCTCCAGTGCGGAGCAGAATCCGGGGGCAATGGCTCTGCGCGGCGCCTCAGTTCCGGATGTGCCTGCTCAGCCGGCACCCATGCTGGCCTCCAGCATCACCACCCACATCTTCCGCGACGGCTGCGTGATTTTCCAGGATGAGCCGGGGGATGCCGCGCCGGAAGCAGATTGCGTCTACGGAGACCCCGAGGCCGAAACAACCGTGGCTTTGGTCGGCGGCTCCCACGCCGAAACATACGGTGTGGCACTCGACGAGCTGGGCAAGAAACACGGGTTTAAGGTCATCACTTTCATCCGCCAGACGTGCCCGATGGTGTTTACCCCCGGAGACCTGGTCAGCCACCGGTGCGCGAAGTGGTCGCTCAACACATTCAACGAGCTCGCATCCCTCGACCCGGCCGTGGTGGTCTCTACCTCGACACGCCCGGCCGGCTCAGCCGGAGAAGTGAGCCCATCCACGGATTCCGTTCCCCCGGAGTACGTGGAGGTGTGGGATGCCTTCGCCGAGGCCGAGATCCCGTTTCTCGGGCTCAGAGACAACCCGTGGATTTTCGATGCCGACGGGACCCCCTTGAACCCCAACGGCTGTGTAGTCAACGGCGGCTCGGTCGCCGAATGCAGCATGCCCGCCACGACGATGTACTCGCCCGAAGACCCGGCCGCCGACTACTCCGATGCGGACGCCATGCGCCACATGGTGGACACCTCCGGCTGGTACTGTCCCGACGGACTGTGCCCGCCCGTGATCGGAAACGTCACCGTCTACCGGGACCAGAACCACATCTCCAACGCTTACTCTCTCACTCTGGCACCGCTTATCTGGCACCACCTCGGCCCCCTCTTGGAGGAGACGGCCGGGAGTTGA
- the ffh gene encoding signal recognition particle protein yields the protein MFESLSDRLQTALGGLRGKGKLTEADINATAREIRLALLEADVSLTVVRAFIKRVKERALGADVSEALNPAQQVIKIVDEELTAILGGETRRLNMAKNPPTVIMLAGLQGAGKTTLAGKLANHLTKQGHTPMLVACDLQRPGAVQQLQIVGERAGVPTFAPDPGTSVDSHQHEMGTSHGDPVAVAREGIEHASRNKNDVVIIDTAGRLGIDETLMTQARNIRDAVNPDEVLFVIDAMIGQDAVTTAQAFADGVDFTGVVLTKLDGDARGGAALSIREVTGKPILFASTGEKLDDFDVFHPDRMSSRILGMGDLLSLIEQAETMFDEQEAEKAAARLGSGELTLEDFLDQLLMVRRMGPIGNLLKMMPGGKQMNEMADMVDEKQLDRIQAIIRGMTPAEREDPKILNASRRKRIANGSGVAVADVNQLVERFFEAKKMMGQMASQFGLPGMPGMGGGRSATKKKPKGRKGKNGKRKPVKNRGAMPGMPGGMPNMAELQKMQEQLGGAGGGVPGMPGGGKMPPGMEGLDLNNLDFSQAMKNLGKKGK from the coding sequence GTGTTTGAGTCACTGTCCGACCGCCTACAAACTGCCCTAGGTGGCTTGCGCGGCAAGGGCAAGCTCACAGAGGCCGACATCAACGCCACCGCCCGCGAGATCCGCCTCGCGCTGCTGGAGGCGGACGTCTCCCTCACCGTGGTCCGCGCCTTCATCAAGAGGGTCAAGGAGCGAGCACTCGGTGCCGACGTTTCCGAGGCCCTCAACCCGGCGCAGCAAGTGATCAAGATCGTCGACGAGGAGCTCACTGCCATCCTCGGCGGCGAGACCCGCCGCCTCAACATGGCGAAGAACCCGCCGACCGTGATCATGCTCGCCGGGCTGCAGGGCGCCGGTAAGACTACGCTCGCCGGCAAGCTGGCGAACCACCTGACCAAGCAGGGCCACACCCCGATGCTGGTGGCCTGCGACCTGCAGCGCCCCGGGGCGGTGCAGCAGCTGCAGATTGTCGGCGAGCGCGCGGGGGTGCCCACCTTCGCACCGGACCCGGGCACCTCCGTGGACTCCCACCAGCACGAGATGGGTACTTCCCATGGCGACCCTGTGGCAGTGGCGCGCGAGGGTATCGAGCACGCCAGCCGCAACAAAAACGACGTGGTCATCATCGACACCGCGGGCCGCCTCGGCATCGACGAGACACTGATGACCCAGGCGCGCAACATCCGCGACGCTGTCAACCCGGACGAAGTCCTCTTCGTCATTGACGCCATGATCGGCCAGGACGCGGTCACCACCGCCCAGGCTTTCGCCGACGGCGTGGATTTCACCGGCGTGGTGCTGACCAAGCTCGACGGTGACGCCCGCGGCGGTGCAGCCCTGTCCATCCGCGAGGTAACCGGCAAACCCATCCTGTTCGCGTCCACCGGCGAGAAGCTCGACGACTTCGACGTATTCCACCCCGACCGCATGTCCAGCCGCATCCTCGGTATGGGCGACCTGCTTTCTCTCATCGAGCAGGCCGAGACCATGTTCGACGAGCAGGAGGCAGAGAAAGCCGCCGCGCGCCTCGGCTCCGGTGAGCTGACGCTGGAGGACTTCCTCGACCAGTTGTTGATGGTCCGCCGCATGGGGCCCATCGGCAACCTGTTGAAGATGATGCCCGGCGGCAAGCAGATGAACGAGATGGCCGACATGGTCGACGAGAAGCAGCTTGACCGCATCCAGGCCATCATCCGCGGTATGACCCCAGCAGAGCGCGAGGACCCGAAGATCCTCAACGCCTCTCGACGCAAGCGCATCGCCAACGGCTCAGGCGTTGCCGTGGCCGATGTCAACCAGCTCGTTGAGCGCTTTTTCGAGGCGAAGAAGATGATGGGGCAGATGGCCAGCCAGTTCGGCCTGCCCGGAATGCCGGGTATGGGTGGCGGCCGCAGCGCGACGAAGAAGAAGCCCAAGGGTCGCAAGGGCAAGAACGGCAAGCGCAAGCCGGTGAAGAACCGCGGCGCTATGCCGGGTATGCCGGGCGGTATGCCCAACATGGCGGAGTTGCAGAAGATGCAGGAGCAGCTCGGCGGTGCGGGCGGCGGTGTGCCGGGTATGCCCGGTGGTGGGAAGATGCCACCCGGCATGGAAGGCCTCGACCTGAATAACCTCGACTTCTCCCAGGCGATGAAGAATCTGGGGAAGAAAGGGAAGTAG
- a CDS encoding P-II family nitrogen regulator: protein MKLITAVVKPFTLSDVMEALESIGVCGITVTEAQGRGRQGANVEYYRGAKYSSPFVAKVKIEVLVTDSQVEGAVDTLVRSAYTGEVGDGKVWVTAVEGVVRVRTGETDDDAILG from the coding sequence ATGAAACTCATCACAGCAGTGGTCAAACCCTTCACCCTCAGCGACGTCATGGAAGCCCTCGAATCCATCGGCGTCTGCGGCATCACGGTGACTGAGGCCCAGGGGCGCGGGCGTCAGGGAGCGAACGTGGAGTACTACCGAGGCGCCAAATACTCGTCCCCGTTCGTCGCCAAGGTCAAGATCGAGGTCTTGGTGACGGACAGTCAGGTTGAGGGGGCCGTCGATACGCTCGTGCGCAGTGCCTACACGGGCGAGGTCGGCGACGGCAAAGTGTGGGTCACCGCGGTCGAAGGCGTCGTGCGGGTGCGAACCGGTGAGACTGACGACGACGCCATCCTGGGGTAG
- a CDS encoding ammonium transporter, which yields MITDQTAVVAGNSSWMLISASLVLLMTPALALFYGGMSSRRSVLNMMMMSFTSLGIVTVVYVLWGWSMSYGSQSIGGVFANPFEFFGLRNSIVDAGGNYIEGASGYANVIDIGFQLTFAVISTAIISGAVASRVKIGSWVLFAAIWVTLVYFPLAHMVWGGGLLGHAEGSIASRMFGDADGEAAVAPIDFAGGTVVHISAGTAALVLALVIGQRQGFPKSNSRPHNLPLVMIGAALLWFGWFGFNGGSAFAADGLAGMAWINTTAAAAAAMLGWLLIEKLRDGYATSLGASSGLVAGLVAITPAAGDLAPVSSLILGFIGGILACVGVGLKYIFNYDDSLDVVGVHLVAGLWGTIGLAFFAGDRGILTGGGAEGWKLLAVQVVIALVSVVFAGLLTLVIALAIKYTVGWRVTREQEFDGIDYSVHRETGYDLGGPGMRPGGVPAGNKSAAELGLNAAREDHLHHTQHAPAATSQTKV from the coding sequence GTGATAACAGACCAAACGGCCGTCGTTGCAGGTAACTCGAGCTGGATGTTGATCTCTGCATCCCTGGTGCTGCTGATGACCCCCGCGCTCGCGCTTTTTTACGGAGGCATGTCCTCGCGCCGCAGCGTACTGAACATGATGATGATGTCGTTCACATCCCTGGGCATTGTCACGGTGGTGTACGTCCTGTGGGGATGGTCCATGTCCTACGGCAGCCAATCGATCGGCGGGGTCTTCGCCAACCCCTTTGAATTCTTCGGGTTGCGCAACTCGATCGTGGACGCAGGCGGAAACTACATCGAAGGCGCCAGCGGATACGCCAACGTCATCGACATCGGATTTCAGCTCACCTTTGCCGTCATCTCCACCGCGATCATTTCCGGCGCAGTCGCCAGCCGTGTGAAGATCGGATCCTGGGTGCTGTTCGCCGCGATCTGGGTCACCCTGGTCTACTTCCCCCTGGCGCACATGGTGTGGGGCGGAGGCCTGCTCGGCCACGCGGAAGGGTCGATCGCCTCACGCATGTTCGGCGACGCTGACGGTGAAGCGGCAGTCGCGCCCATCGACTTCGCCGGCGGAACCGTCGTGCACATCTCGGCCGGCACCGCGGCCCTCGTCCTCGCCCTCGTTATTGGCCAGCGCCAGGGATTCCCGAAGTCGAACTCAAGGCCGCATAACCTGCCGCTGGTGATGATCGGCGCGGCGCTTCTGTGGTTCGGCTGGTTCGGATTCAACGGCGGGTCCGCCTTTGCTGCCGACGGTCTGGCGGGGATGGCGTGGATCAACACGACCGCGGCGGCGGCTGCGGCGATGCTGGGCTGGTTGCTCATTGAGAAGCTTCGCGACGGCTACGCCACCTCGCTCGGCGCGTCCTCCGGCCTCGTCGCCGGCCTGGTGGCCATCACCCCAGCCGCCGGCGATCTCGCCCCCGTCTCATCCCTCATCCTCGGTTTCATCGGAGGAATCCTCGCCTGCGTCGGCGTGGGCTTGAAATACATCTTCAACTACGACGACTCGCTCGACGTGGTCGGCGTCCACCTTGTCGCCGGCCTGTGGGGCACTATCGGATTGGCGTTTTTTGCGGGCGACCGTGGCATCCTCACGGGCGGGGGAGCGGAAGGTTGGAAGCTGCTCGCCGTGCAGGTAGTCATTGCTCTGGTATCCGTGGTCTTCGCGGGTCTGCTCACCCTCGTGATAGCGCTGGCGATCAAGTACACGGTCGGTTGGAGGGTCACCCGCGAGCAGGAGTTCGACGGCATTGACTACTCCGTCCACCGCGAGACGGGCTACGACCTTGGGGGCCCGGGCATGCGCCCCGGCGGCGTTCCGGCGGGCAACAAGTCTGCAGCCGAGCTCGGCCTCAACGCAGCCCGCGAAGATCACCTCCATCACACCCAACATGCTCCGGCCGCCACATCCCAAACGAAGGTATAA
- the ftsY gene encoding signal recognition particle-docking protein FtsY — MEGMNTTLLWILIAVAVIALIIIGVVVVGNNRKKSKTVSFEKSEAEAPKELTQQEKSGNYQAKGGFSFAPAEAAPAKEQPEPVRVDRASDSAAAGGSTAMSKLNEQLAQHSAEQTAAEEPQVELTHDAADVVDELNEGPAEPENETEPEAELAEAPLEEPAVGEGLSPQGRDIVEEAFEAEDAETPVNQAVVEEEAEEAAGIAAVTAEVAESARQEGAVASDDAIVATPPTSEPLDDIAPAAGRIGKLRGRLSRSQNAIGQGLLGILTAGDLDEDAWEEIEDTLIMADLGTQLTLKVTESLRGKIAERGVASEAEARAMLRETLVEAGRPEMDRAIKAMPNDGKPAVILVVGVNGTGKTTTTGKLARVLVSMGHSVVLGAADTFRAAAADQLETWGRRVGAATVRGKEGADPASIAFDAVATGVDQGADVVLVDTAGRLHTATGLMDQLGKVKRVVEKKSHVDEVLLVLDATVGQNGITQARVFREVVDITGVVLTKLDGTAKGGIVFQVQEELGVPVKLVGLGEGADDLAPFEVESFVDALLG; from the coding sequence ATGGAGGGCATGAACACGACTCTTCTCTGGATCCTGATCGCCGTCGCCGTGATCGCCCTGATCATTATCGGCGTTGTGGTGGTGGGCAACAACCGCAAGAAATCGAAGACCGTCTCCTTCGAAAAGTCGGAAGCGGAGGCGCCGAAGGAGCTGACGCAGCAGGAGAAATCGGGCAATTACCAGGCTAAGGGCGGGTTCTCGTTCGCCCCTGCAGAGGCGGCCCCTGCAAAGGAGCAGCCGGAACCGGTCCGCGTTGACAGGGCCTCGGACAGCGCCGCCGCCGGAGGTTCGACCGCCATGTCGAAGCTAAACGAGCAACTCGCGCAGCATTCCGCTGAGCAGACTGCTGCGGAAGAGCCGCAGGTCGAACTGACTCACGACGCGGCGGACGTCGTCGATGAACTCAACGAAGGTCCCGCCGAGCCCGAGAACGAGACCGAGCCCGAGGCTGAGCTGGCGGAAGCGCCGCTGGAGGAGCCCGCCGTGGGGGAGGGCCTGTCGCCCCAAGGCCGCGACATCGTCGAGGAGGCCTTTGAAGCTGAAGACGCGGAGACGCCGGTGAACCAGGCTGTCGTCGAAGAAGAAGCCGAGGAGGCCGCCGGAATTGCAGCCGTCACCGCGGAGGTCGCGGAATCCGCGCGCCAGGAGGGGGCGGTTGCCTCTGATGACGCGATCGTCGCTACACCCCCCACCAGCGAGCCGCTGGACGACATCGCCCCGGCAGCTGGGCGCATCGGCAAGCTGCGCGGACGGCTGTCGCGTTCGCAGAACGCCATCGGCCAGGGCCTGCTCGGTATCCTGACCGCGGGCGACCTGGACGAGGACGCCTGGGAGGAGATCGAGGACACCCTCATCATGGCGGACCTGGGCACGCAGCTGACGCTGAAGGTCACCGAGTCGCTGCGCGGGAAGATTGCCGAGCGCGGCGTCGCCAGCGAGGCCGAGGCGCGCGCCATGCTGCGCGAAACCCTGGTTGAGGCGGGCCGCCCCGAGATGGATCGGGCGATCAAGGCCATGCCCAACGACGGTAAGCCCGCGGTCATCCTCGTCGTCGGAGTCAACGGCACTGGTAAGACGACAACCACGGGCAAACTCGCGCGCGTCCTGGTGTCCATGGGCCACTCGGTGGTGCTCGGCGCGGCCGACACTTTCCGTGCCGCAGCCGCGGACCAGCTGGAGACGTGGGGCCGCCGCGTCGGCGCCGCCACGGTCCGCGGCAAGGAGGGTGCAGACCCGGCCTCTATCGCTTTCGATGCCGTCGCTACCGGCGTGGATCAGGGTGCAGATGTCGTACTTGTCGACACCGCCGGTCGCCTCCATACCGCGACGGGCCTCATGGACCAGCTGGGCAAGGTCAAGCGCGTGGTGGAGAAAAAGTCTCATGTCGATGAGGTGCTGCTGGTCCTCGACGCCACTGTCGGGCAGAACGGCATCACCCAGGCACGCGTGTTCCGCGAGGTTGTAGATATCACCGGTGTCGTGCTGACCAAGCTCGACGGCACCGCCAAGGGTGGCATCGTCTTTCAGGTGCAGGAAGAGCTCGGGGTGCCCGTCAAGCTCGTGGGCCTGGGCGAGGGGGCGGACGACCTCGCGCCCTTCGAGGTGGAGAGTTTCGTCGACGCTCTGCTGGGGTAG